The DNA window ATGATGCTCGCCGGGCTCGGTCTGCTCGGCCTGCGCGATCTGAACCGGATGAACGCGCTGAAGAACCTGCTCGGCCTGCTCTGCAACACCGCCGCGATGGTCTACTTCCTCGTGACCGGTGCCTTCGACGGCCGCCTGACCGTCTTGCTTCTGATCGGCTCGATCCCCGGCTACTTCCTCGGGGCCCACTTCGCCCAGCGGGTCCCCACGAAAGTCGTCCGTTTCATTGTCGCAGGCATCGGGATCTCGATCGCCCTCAGCCTGCTGATGAAGTCCTGAACCTCCGGGCAGTGCCGGCAGATCACTCCATCGGGTGCTCTTTGAGCAGCTCCTCGGGTTTCCAGAAAATGCTCCGGTCGCTGGTCGCGGCACGCGCCTTCTTCACCGTTTCGGGCTTCACCGGGGCCGCCTTGTTACCCCACGAATTCCGGACATACGTCATGACGGCCGCAGCCTCCTCGTCGTTCAGGAGAGCTCCGAACGCGGTCATCGGAGGCACTCCCTTGGCCGGATCGTAAACCGTGCCGTTGACTTCCAGTTTTCCCCAAAGCCCGTGCAACACGAGCTTGGCCAGGCGCTCGTCGCTGCCGGTCACCCAAGCGGTCCCGGCGAGCGGCGGGTAAGTCGGATTCATGCCCTTGCCGTCGGGCTGGTGGCAGGTCGCACAATGGGCATCACGGTGGTAAACCTCCGCGCCCAGCTTGTAGGCTTCCGCGTCGGCACCGGTAAGATGATCCGGCACCTTGACCTCGATCTTCTGCTCCTGCTCGTCGACCTGCGTCGGCATCTTGCCCTTGGTCGGATCCGCCGGTCCCCAGTGATGTTTCACGGTTGCGGCCGCGACCCGGGCGTGCGGCTCGGGAGAATTGAGCATCGCTTCCAGAAGACCTTCGTTCCGCACGTGGAACTGCTGGTGGACCCAGAGTGCCTCCAGCAAAGAGTGCGCGTCCTCTTTCTTCTTAGGATCAAACTGCTTCATCCACTCGGTCACCGCCGCGATGACCTCGCCCCGCTCGCGTTCGCTGAGCTCGATCCGGGTCCGGTGCCGGACTCCGTCGACAGGATGCTTCAGGTTCTCCAACAGCGCGGCAATCGGCTGGCCATCGATCGCCACCGGCTCCTGCAGCGGCCGATCCTTGTAGACCATCCGGTAGATGCGCCCGTGCCTCTTGTCGCGCTTCGGGTCACGGATGTTGTGCTGCATGTGGCCGATGATGATGTTCTGCCAGTCGGCGATGTAGAGCGCACCGTCCGACCCGAACTCGGCGTCGGTCGGCCGGAAGTTCTTGTCGTCACTGTAGAAGAAACTGTCAGTCGGCGTCCCCCAGACCTCGCCGAGCTTGAACTCGGTCTTGCCGTCCTTGTAGCCGTCACGGTGCAGCTCGTAGCGCTTGATGCCGAGGTAGCCGATGGAGTTGCAAACGAGGAAGTCCTGCTGGAGGTCATCGGGGAAGTTCGCGCTCGAAACGATCGCGTCGGCCGGCACCGGACGGACTTCCTTCTTCACCAGCGGGAACATCTTGAAGCCGTTGCCGTTCGGACGCACCTGGTAGGACCGCCCGCCGGTTCCATCGTTGGCGAAATGATAGCCCCAGCGGTCGAAACTCGTGCCGTGGGGGTTCGGGCTGTTGCCGGCGTGCACCGTGATCGTGTAGCGGCGCGGGTCGAACCGATACATCGCCGATGCCGTCGCGTGCAGCGCCGAACCCCACGGATGCTCGAAGCTGTTCTGAAGGAAAACCCCGCTCTGCCAGTAAAGCGCGCCGTCCGGGCCGATGATGAAGTTGTTCGCCGAATGGTGGGTGTCAGACGAACCGATCCCCTGCACCAGGACGATGCGGATGTCCGCCTTGTCGTCACCGTCGATGTCCTTGAGGAAAAGAATATCGGGTTGGGACGCGACGATCACCCCACCGGCCCAGAACTCGAAGCCAAGCGGGTTGTGGACCTTGGCGAACTCGATCGCCTTGTCGGCGACACCATCGCGATCCTCGTCGGGAAGAATCAGGAGGCTGTCCGTCATCTCCTTCAGAGGCTCCCACTTCGGATAGGTGCCCCAGCACGCGGCCCACAGCCGGCCTTTGCCATCGACCTGCATCTGCACCGGGTTCGCCATCTCCGGGAACATCTTCTCATCGGCGAACAGATTCACCTCGAAGCCCTCCGGCATGTGCATCTTGGCGATGGCCTCTTTGCCGTCGAGATACTCCTCGCTACCCTCCTTCGCCGCACTCGAGCTCTTGCTGCCGCCGCCGACGTTCGAGATCACTTCGACCGGTTCGGGCACGTTGGAATCATCCACTTTGTAAGTCTGGTCCTTCGCCACCGCCCAGATCTTGGGATCCCTGTTGGCGGTCATCACGTCGAGCATGTCGAGTTCGTGCGCCAGCACCTCACGGTTGGTCTGCCCGTTGACGAACTTCAGGCCCGAGCGGCCACCCCAGATGTCATTTCCATCGACCGCGCGGTAGCGGTTGTGCCAGTGCCAGTTCTTGTCGAGCACCGCCTCCCGAAGCGGTTCCATCGAAGGCGACGCCTTGACCTCCTTGCCGGCAAGCGCCGATGCGATCACTTCGCCGAGCTGCCGGTTGCCTTCAGGCAGAAGGTGGATTCCGTTCATCGTGAGCGGAGTGTCGGCCTTCGAGTACAGGCCCTGGGTCGGAGAGAACAGGTCGACGAACGCGACTCCCTTCTCTTCGGCGACGTGCTTGATGGCGCCGGTGTAGAGAGCCAGATTGACGTTGTTCGCCTTGCCATCCGGAAGCAGCGGATCCCGGAGGTCCTCATGCGCGATCGGAGAGAAGAGCACGAGCCGGGGTGCTGACTCACAGTTGAATTTGGTGGCGCGATACTTGTCGACCATTCCGCCAAGGTCCTGCTTGAACTTGTCGACCCCCTTGTCACC is part of the Haloferula helveola genome and encodes:
- a CDS encoding PVC-type heme-binding CxxCH protein encodes the protein MKSPVRSTLNLALLSLASAGLLATQADAQLPLQDNDTVCIVGNGLADRMQHDGWVETLIQSELADKKLSFRNLAFTGDTVTSRPRSKGFTSPEDYLSHCKADVVFVFFGYNESFAGDKGVDKFKQDLGGMVDKYRATKFNCESAPRLVLFSPIAHEDLRDPLLPDGKANNVNLALYTGAIKHVAEEKGVAFVDLFSPTQGLYSKADTPLTMNGIHLLPEGNRQLGEVIASALAGKEVKASPSMEPLREAVLDKNWHWHNRYRAVDGNDIWGGRSGLKFVNGQTNREVLAHELDMLDVMTANRDPKIWAVAKDQTYKVDDSNVPEPVEVISNVGGGSKSSSAAKEGSEEYLDGKEAIAKMHMPEGFEVNLFADEKMFPEMANPVQMQVDGKGRLWAACWGTYPKWEPLKEMTDSLLILPDEDRDGVADKAIEFAKVHNPLGFEFWAGGVIVASQPDILFLKDIDGDDKADIRIVLVQGIGSSDTHHSANNFIIGPDGALYWQSGVFLQNSFEHPWGSALHATASAMYRFDPRRYTITVHAGNSPNPHGTSFDRWGYHFANDGTGGRSYQVRPNGNGFKMFPLVKKEVRPVPADAIVSSANFPDDLQQDFLVCNSIGYLGIKRYELHRDGYKDGKTEFKLGEVWGTPTDSFFYSDDKNFRPTDAEFGSDGALYIADWQNIIIGHMQHNIRDPKRDKRHGRIYRMVYKDRPLQEPVAIDGQPIAALLENLKHPVDGVRHRTRIELSERERGEVIAAVTEWMKQFDPKKKEDAHSLLEALWVHQQFHVRNEGLLEAMLNSPEPHARVAAATVKHHWGPADPTKGKMPTQVDEQEQKIEVKVPDHLTGADAEAYKLGAEVYHRDAHCATCHQPDGKGMNPTYPPLAGTAWVTGSDERLAKLVLHGLWGKLEVNGTVYDPAKGVPPMTAFGALLNDEEAAAVMTYVRNSWGNKAAPVKPETVKKARAATSDRSIFWKPEELLKEHPME